The following proteins come from a genomic window of Halorussus halophilus:
- a CDS encoding class I SAM-dependent methyltransferase — protein sequence MADQQDEQPPHLAAVVPKPDSETTIAALRAEGVYDDARKVREYDEQTLALPVTDPPQETAVLEVVEQRDPERRAPGLDSLLLDRRWSEEAVERAPSSWAVVGDIVLVNFDADFDDALGDDKREEVGEALLDLHGETDTVLARGGVSGTFREPDVEVVAGQGDTETVHTEHGTRYALDFASVMFSPGNKAERARMGDVVESGERVFDMFAGIGYFTLPMARAGANVVAVEKNPASFKYLVENAMLNDVQGRVEPFRADCREVEIDPKADRVVMGYYESHEYLDSALGALKSGGVVHMHETTPEDLLWDRPVSRLRDAAASHDRPVEILDRRKVKSHSEGVWHVVVDARVE from the coding sequence ATGGCCGACCAGCAGGACGAGCAACCACCACATCTCGCGGCAGTCGTACCGAAACCCGACAGCGAGACGACCATCGCGGCCTTGCGAGCGGAGGGCGTCTACGACGACGCCCGAAAAGTCCGGGAGTACGACGAGCAGACTCTCGCGCTCCCAGTCACTGACCCGCCACAGGAGACGGCCGTCCTCGAAGTGGTCGAACAGCGCGACCCGGAGCGACGCGCGCCCGGTCTCGATTCGTTGCTCCTCGACCGCAGGTGGTCCGAGGAGGCGGTCGAACGCGCGCCGAGTTCGTGGGCAGTCGTCGGCGACATCGTCCTCGTCAACTTCGATGCCGACTTCGACGACGCTCTCGGTGACGACAAACGTGAGGAGGTCGGCGAAGCCTTACTCGACCTTCACGGCGAGACCGACACGGTTCTCGCTCGCGGTGGCGTCTCCGGTACGTTCCGCGAACCCGACGTGGAAGTCGTCGCCGGACAGGGCGACACCGAGACGGTACACACGGAACACGGCACCCGGTACGCACTCGACTTCGCTTCAGTCATGTTCTCGCCGGGCAACAAGGCCGAGCGTGCCCGGATGGGCGATGTGGTCGAATCGGGCGAGCGCGTCTTCGACATGTTCGCCGGTATCGGCTACTTCACGCTCCCGATGGCCCGCGCAGGCGCGAACGTCGTCGCCGTCGAGAAGAACCCAGCCTCGTTCAAGTATCTGGTCGAGAACGCGATGCTCAACGACGTGCAGGGCCGCGTCGAACCGTTCCGCGCCGACTGCCGCGAGGTGGAAATCGACCCGAAAGCCGACCGCGTGGTGATGGGGTACTACGAGTCGCACGAGTACCTCGACAGCGCGCTCGGCGCGTTGAAATCCGGTGGCGTCGTCCACATGCACGAGACGACGCCCGAAGACCTGCTGTGGGACCGGCCGGTTTCGCGGTTGCGGGACGCCGCGGCGTCCCACGACCGTCCCGTCGAGATTCTGGACCGCCGCAAGGTCAAGAGCCACAGTGAGGGCGTCTGGCACGTCGTCGTAGACGCCCGCGTCGAGTGA
- a CDS encoding 60S ribosomal export protein NMD3 produces the protein MTTDARGFCPECGDSLEVDPAERTPLPDAVGQRGKAQKLCDACYFDRFDLVDAPEEIQVQVCARCGALYRGNRWVDVDADDYTDIAIEEVSGALGIHLDAHDVAWQVDPEQVDQNNIRMHCYFSGVVRGTAVEEEVVVPVKISRQTCQRCGRIAGDYYASIVQVRAVDRDPTPEEVERADVIAHDIVAEMEATGDRDAFVTESKETDDGIDIKVSTSNIGKKIAAKMVEEFGGSYSDSETLVTEDEDGNEVYRVTYAVRLPPYAPGEIIDLRDDDGGPVLVKSVRGNLKGRRLTTGEQYEATYEEGDAPDARRLGFVDEAEETTVVTVEDEHAVQVLDPETYRSKTIARPEYMDADADTVPVFKSRAGLHVVPEDAAEMEE, from the coding sequence ATGACTACTGACGCCCGCGGATTCTGTCCCGAGTGCGGGGACTCCCTCGAAGTAGACCCCGCCGAACGGACGCCCCTTCCCGACGCGGTCGGCCAGCGCGGCAAGGCCCAGAAGCTTTGCGACGCGTGTTATTTCGACCGCTTCGACCTCGTAGACGCCCCCGAGGAGATTCAGGTGCAAGTCTGTGCCCGATGTGGTGCCCTCTACCGTGGGAACCGCTGGGTGGACGTGGACGCTGACGACTACACGGACATCGCTATCGAGGAGGTCAGCGGAGCCTTGGGTATCCACCTCGACGCCCACGACGTTGCGTGGCAGGTGGACCCCGAGCAGGTGGACCAGAACAACATTCGGATGCACTGTTACTTCTCGGGGGTCGTGCGCGGCACGGCAGTCGAGGAGGAAGTCGTCGTGCCCGTGAAAATCTCTCGGCAGACCTGCCAGCGGTGCGGTCGCATCGCGGGCGACTACTACGCCAGCATCGTGCAGGTGCGGGCCGTAGACCGCGACCCCACGCCAGAGGAAGTCGAGCGCGCGGACGTCATCGCCCACGATATCGTAGCCGAGATGGAGGCCACCGGCGACCGGGACGCTTTCGTCACCGAGTCGAAGGAGACCGACGACGGCATCGACATCAAGGTCTCCACGTCGAACATCGGCAAGAAAATCGCCGCGAAGATGGTCGAGGAGTTCGGCGGGAGTTACTCCGACTCGGAGACGCTCGTCACCGAGGACGAGGACGGCAACGAAGTGTATCGCGTGACCTACGCCGTCCGACTGCCACCGTACGCGCCGGGCGAGATTATCGACCTGCGAGACGACGACGGTGGCCCCGTCCTCGTCAAGAGCGTCCGCGGCAACCTGAAGGGGAGACGACTGACGACGGGCGAGCAGTACGAGGCCACCTACGAGGAGGGCGACGCCCCCGACGCGCGCCGACTCGGTTTCGTAGACGAGGCCGAGGAGACGACGGTCGTGACCGTCGAAGACGAACACGCGGTGCAGGTGCTGGACCCCGAGACGTACCGCTCGAAGACGATTGCGCGCCCGGAGTACATGGACGCCGATGCCGACACCGTGCCGGTGTTCAAGAGTCGCGCCGGACTGCACGTCGTCCCCGAGGACGCCGCCGAGATGGAGGAGTGA
- a CDS encoding NAD-dependent epimerase/dehydratase family protein: METVVVTGGLGRSGRWIADYLARENFVVCIDQTHPGWEIDAHENVDFRAADLTDRGQALDLLAELDPDAVVHWAALPSPTRHAGGRVFETNVTATYNVLVGAGRADARIAWASSESAYGFPFADEKRLPDRLPIREATDLRPEDPYGTSKVVGEEVAKMVTRKYDVPVASIRPSWIQYPGEYNCLDAREDLEAGAGNFWSYVDVRDVASIVAASLAADFDGHEPFHAAAAENYLEMPIEEALQEVFGELPADCNVSGDDGALSVAKAREVLDWEPDHSWHEAGDEEVEGPELVR, encoded by the coding sequence ATGGAAACCGTCGTCGTCACGGGCGGACTCGGACGCTCCGGCCGCTGGATAGCCGACTACCTCGCGCGCGAGAATTTCGTCGTCTGCATCGACCAGACGCATCCGGGGTGGGAAATCGACGCCCACGAGAACGTGGACTTTCGCGCCGCCGACCTGACTGACCGCGGGCAGGCACTCGACTTGCTCGCGGAACTCGACCCTGACGCGGTCGTTCACTGGGCCGCCCTGCCGTCGCCGACGCGCCACGCCGGAGGGCGGGTGTTCGAGACGAACGTCACGGCGACCTACAACGTTCTCGTGGGTGCTGGCCGCGCAGACGCCCGAATCGCGTGGGCGTCGAGCGAGAGCGCCTACGGGTTCCCCTTCGCCGACGAGAAGCGACTGCCCGACAGACTGCCGATTCGGGAGGCGACCGACCTGCGGCCCGAGGACCCCTACGGCACCTCGAAAGTCGTCGGCGAGGAAGTTGCGAAGATGGTCACGCGGAAGTACGACGTTCCGGTCGCCTCGATTCGCCCCTCGTGGATTCAGTACCCCGGCGAGTACAACTGCCTCGACGCCCGCGAGGACCTCGAAGCGGGGGCTGGCAACTTCTGGTCCTACGTGGACGTGCGCGACGTAGCGAGCATCGTGGCTGCCAGTTTAGCGGCCGACTTCGACGGTCACGAACCGTTCCACGCCGCGGCGGCCGAGAACTATCTGGAGATGCCCATCGAGGAGGCGTTGCAGGAGGTCTTCGGGGAGTTGCCCGCTGACTGCAACGTCTCGGGCGACGACGGAGCATTGTCGGTGGCGAAAGCGCGGGAGGTGCTGGACTGGGAACCTGACCATTCGTGGCACGAGGCTGGTGACGAGGAGGTTGAGGGGCCGGAGTTGGTGAGGTAG
- a CDS encoding CPBP family intramembrane glutamic endopeptidase produces the protein MSHTTASPLRRVGIATGLSLLGILFGILLSIPAILVQMNVLTQFVAAFVLSELGFVAAALVFLRLTDREFEYLNVRMPTLRAVGFVVGGTVALFVFRLVAILAAQALGLPLAGNSVTQLAEEGLLETLLVLVPLSILVVGPAEEILFRGVIQRYLGETFSEVTAILVASVLFALVHFPTMYIATPDLFAVGVTMVILFGLSILLGYLYVWTENLVVPILVHGLYDALLFALAYIALSQGLVESMAVAGF, from the coding sequence ATGTCCCACACCACCGCCAGTCCACTTCGCCGTGTCGGGATCGCTACCGGTCTCTCACTGCTCGGGATCCTCTTCGGAATCTTGCTGTCTATTCCCGCGATTCTCGTACAGATGAACGTCCTCACGCAGTTCGTCGCCGCGTTCGTCCTCTCGGAATTGGGCTTCGTCGCGGCCGCGCTCGTGTTTCTCCGGTTGACCGACCGCGAATTCGAGTACCTCAACGTTCGGATGCCGACCCTTCGCGCAGTCGGATTCGTCGTCGGCGGCACCGTCGCGCTGTTCGTCTTCCGACTGGTCGCCATCCTCGCAGCGCAAGCGCTCGGCCTGCCACTCGCTGGCAACTCCGTCACACAACTCGCGGAGGAGGGCCTTCTCGAAACCTTGCTCGTTCTCGTCCCTCTCTCTATCCTCGTCGTCGGCCCCGCCGAGGAGATACTCTTCCGCGGCGTCATCCAACGCTACCTCGGCGAGACGTTCTCGGAAGTCACTGCCATTCTCGTCGCCAGCGTCCTCTTCGCGCTCGTCCACTTCCCGACGATGTACATCGCCACACCGGACCTCTTCGCCGTGGGCGTGACGATGGTCATCCTCTTCGGTCTCTCGATTCTGCTGGGCTACCTCTACGTCTGGACGGAAAATCTCGTCGTGCCGATTCTCGTCCACGGCTTGTACGACGCGCTGTTGTTCGCACTGGCCTACATCGCGCTCTCGCAGGGACTCGTCGAGTCGATGGCGGTCGCGGGATTCTGA
- the htpX gene encoding zinc metalloprotease HtpX encodes MKWKSDWGLRARMGLTMFLLFALYIVFVGVLTEFFNVGIFFVLLILGGFSLAQFFFSDRITLWSMGAHEVEEDEYPELHRMVGRLSQQADLPKPTVAVSQSRVPNAFATGRSQKSSAVCVTTGLLNTLDNEELEGVLAHELAHVKNRDVMVMTIASFLSTIAFLVVRWGWWFGGGDDDSPQVWVAILASLVVWIISFLLIRALSRYREFAADRGGASITGKPAALASALMTIDGRMDKVPKKDLREQSEMNAFFIIPLKGDFIGKVFSTHPSTEARIERLRDMEREMESA; translated from the coding sequence ATGAAATGGAAGTCAGACTGGGGTCTGCGGGCACGCATGGGACTGACGATGTTCCTGCTGTTCGCGCTGTACATCGTGTTCGTCGGTGTCCTGACCGAGTTCTTCAACGTCGGTATCTTCTTCGTCCTCCTGATACTGGGTGGCTTCTCGCTCGCCCAGTTCTTCTTCAGCGACAGGATTACGCTGTGGAGCATGGGGGCACATGAAGTCGAAGAAGACGAGTACCCCGAACTCCACCGGATGGTCGGCCGACTGAGCCAGCAGGCAGACCTCCCGAAACCGACGGTCGCAGTGTCGCAGAGCCGCGTCCCGAACGCGTTCGCTACGGGACGCTCTCAGAAGAGTTCGGCCGTCTGCGTGACGACTGGCCTGCTCAACACGCTCGACAACGAGGAGTTAGAGGGCGTGCTGGCCCACGAACTCGCGCACGTCAAGAACCGCGACGTGATGGTGATGACCATCGCGTCGTTCCTCTCGACCATCGCGTTCCTCGTCGTGCGCTGGGGTTGGTGGTTCGGCGGCGGCGACGACGACAGTCCGCAGGTCTGGGTCGCCATCCTCGCCTCGCTCGTCGTCTGGATTATCAGCTTCCTGCTCATCCGCGCGCTCTCGCGCTACCGTGAGTTCGCCGCGGACCGCGGCGGAGCCAGCATCACCGGCAAACCTGCCGCGCTGGCGTCTGCGCTGATGACCATCGACGGCCGGATGGACAAGGTACCGAAGAAAGACCTCCGCGAGCAGTCGGAGATGAACGCGTTCTTCATCATCCCGCTGAAGGGCGACTTCATCGGCAAGGTGTTCAGCACGCACCCGAGTACCGAGGCCCGCATCGAGCGACTCCGCGACATGGAGCGCGAGATGGAATCGGCCTGA
- a CDS encoding twin-arginine translocation signal domain-containing protein — MNRRQFVGSAGTALASGFAGCAGFGSEAGGTPYALELHHISPDGYRVEFAANTGDLTDEMLDVFLSALDGKHRTYGHRPFKYVPTAVEKGGEFYRIHVEETGQKTHQRTTLRGEVVTSESAERRAVDFVEFENGPAVRQAIEYAKKDDATSEDYYVFHDSDPDSSDLLPEPEHEFVSYDGQVFRLVVGQYRLIETEYTHTTEKVADTETAFREYVYEEVVTVQFDRSKMSEKQRGILRQARRNDYRERKQLSEDYRALLSRIWGGKIPSETTGNHLKYENDVWRATLHVSSYPP; from the coding sequence GTGAACAGACGGCAGTTCGTCGGGAGCGCGGGCACCGCGCTCGCTAGCGGATTTGCAGGCTGTGCAGGATTCGGTTCGGAAGCCGGTGGAACACCCTACGCGCTCGAATTGCACCACATCTCGCCGGACGGATATCGAGTCGAGTTCGCCGCGAACACCGGAGACCTGACCGACGAGATGCTCGACGTCTTCCTGAGCGCGCTCGACGGAAAGCACCGAACCTACGGGCACAGGCCGTTCAAGTACGTCCCGACGGCGGTGGAGAAAGGCGGCGAGTTCTATCGAATACACGTCGAAGAAACTGGGCAGAAGACCCACCAGCGGACGACACTTCGTGGCGAAGTCGTCACGAGCGAGAGCGCCGAGCGACGTGCAGTGGATTTCGTAGAGTTCGAGAATGGCCCGGCCGTGAGGCAAGCTATCGAGTACGCGAAGAAAGACGACGCGACATCTGAGGACTACTACGTCTTCCACGACTCCGACCCGGATTCGAGCGACCTGCTTCCCGAACCAGAACACGAGTTCGTGAGCTACGACGGCCAAGTTTTCCGTCTCGTCGTGGGTCAGTACCGCCTCATCGAAACGGAGTACACCCACACGACCGAGAAGGTCGCCGACACCGAGACGGCGTTCCGCGAGTACGTCTACGAGGAAGTCGTCACTGTCCAGTTCGACCGCTCGAAAATGTCGGAGAAACAGCGAGGGATTCTGCGGCAAGCCCGGAGAAACGACTATCGGGAACGAAAACAACTCTCGGAGGACTACCGTGCGCTCCTCAGTCGCATCTGGGGCGGGAAGATTCCCTCCGAGACGACAGGGAACCATCTCAAATACGAGAACGACGTCTGGAGAGCAACCCTACACGTCTCCAGTTACCCGCCCTAA
- a CDS encoding DsrE family protein, with protein MDALLHFSGGEGEQAHAIANVENLLEDDSTTVESVVFVANGDGVYLLTEDETTKRDEIVALVEKGVSFRACRNSLGLRDLTPEDVLEGVETVPAGVGELVKREDEGYNYVKTP; from the coding sequence ATGGACGCGCTACTACACTTCAGCGGGGGCGAAGGCGAACAGGCACACGCGATTGCGAACGTCGAAAATTTGCTCGAAGACGACTCCACGACGGTCGAGAGCGTCGTCTTCGTGGCGAACGGCGACGGCGTGTACTTACTGACCGAGGACGAGACCACGAAGCGAGACGAAATCGTGGCGTTAGTCGAGAAAGGCGTCTCGTTCCGGGCCTGTCGAAACAGTCTCGGTCTCCGGGACCTCACGCCGGAGGACGTACTGGAAGGCGTCGAGACGGTGCCCGCGGGCGTGGGAGAACTAGTGAAACGGGAAGACGAGGGATACAACTACGTCAAGACGCCGTGA
- a CDS encoding DsrE family protein — protein MSHRSRRRFLTAAGSGAVVALAGCAGSDGSSAATEQTSARTSTQTTDETTTDEQTSEDETSTTTNSDMTVVLHFSGEKGQQNHAVSNVQNLLADETTDTDAVALVANGPGVSLLTSDSDQPKEVEQLAEKGVSLLACQNSLDAKGMTEDDLLSGAETVPAGVGELTKLQAEGYGYIKIP, from the coding sequence ATGTCCCACCGTAGCCGCCGTCGGTTCTTGACGGCCGCTGGCTCTGGGGCCGTCGTCGCGCTCGCCGGTTGTGCGGGCAGCGACGGCTCTTCGGCGGCGACCGAACAGACCAGCGCACGAACTAGCACGCAGACGACCGACGAAACGACGACTGACGAGCAGACGTCGGAAGACGAGACCAGTACCACTACGAACTCAGATATGACTGTCGTACTCCACTTCAGCGGCGAGAAAGGCCAGCAGAATCACGCGGTTTCGAACGTCCAGAACCTCCTCGCGGACGAGACCACCGACACCGATGCGGTTGCTCTGGTGGCGAACGGACCGGGCGTCTCGCTGTTGACGAGCGACTCTGACCAGCCCAAAGAGGTCGAGCAACTGGCCGAAAAGGGCGTGTCGCTCCTCGCGTGTCAGAACAGCCTCGACGCGAAGGGGATGACCGAAGACGACCTGCTCTCCGGGGCCGAGACTGTCCCGGCGGGCGTCGGCGAACTGACGAAGTTACAGGCGGAGGGCTACGGCTACATCAAGATTCCCTGA
- the pspAB gene encoding PspA-associated protein PspAB — MGLFDGLREVLGIRAEADATRKADPEDLFGMSTAYITMEAELGYAAVGEAALCFSEVDNTDFRDAVEEVHDILEVGAEETGTEAEGHTDDYGYSWVVLRDDDFEDLVTSLNFAADTLMERGYGSRLLAAVFAFRDASENHRNGGGGTADGKPAYWVYSFRRGAYYPFAPKGDHERDSSVEFKLESNLDGELDVESDKEYWYPLWPDAPGEHPWD; from the coding sequence ATGGGACTGTTCGACGGACTGCGAGAGGTGCTGGGCATCCGCGCGGAAGCGGACGCGACGCGAAAGGCGGACCCCGAGGACCTCTTCGGGATGAGTACCGCCTACATCACGATGGAAGCAGAGTTGGGCTACGCGGCCGTCGGCGAGGCCGCGCTCTGTTTCTCCGAGGTAGACAACACGGACTTCCGCGACGCCGTCGAGGAAGTGCACGACATTCTGGAAGTCGGCGCGGAAGAGACGGGGACCGAAGCCGAAGGCCACACCGACGACTACGGCTACTCGTGGGTCGTTCTGCGCGACGACGACTTCGAGGACCTCGTGACGAGCCTCAACTTCGCGGCGGACACGCTGATGGAGCGTGGGTACGGCTCGCGTCTCTTGGCGGCTGTTTTTGCCTTCCGCGATGCTTCGGAGAACCATCGAAACGGAGGCGGTGGAACCGCCGACGGCAAGCCAGCCTACTGGGTCTACTCGTTCCGGCGCGGCGCGTACTACCCCTTCGCGCCGAAAGGCGACCACGAGCGCGATTCGAGCGTGGAGTTCAAACTGGAGAGCAACTTGGACGGCGAACTCGACGTGGAGAGCGACAAGGAGTACTGGTATCCGCTGTGGCCCGACGCGCCGGGCGAACATCCGTGGGACTGA
- a CDS encoding ATP-binding protein, with protein sequence MDRSPAPATEDGPGVAPWAVSAVGLLLSGGAVLNLVSDLETTHFLAFPILALFFGLILSGSVVYAGYWLTTSELTPNQEWRTFYWTVGGLATMLGIQGFTIAVRLAEKHQVGEAAFSLLFAADAGAIVGFISGVLVVRLRSETAEVRRTRDAMSFLNRLLRHDILNDLAVIQSHAAILEDHVDEEGEPWLDTLSTQSEDATKLIKSSRTVTETVMDEAELHSVELSPMLASQLDTVEQAFEDAEFDADVPSNLTVTANDALSRAFVNLLSNAVEHNDKDVAQVSLHVEENDETVTVCIADNGPGIPEEEKETLFEPAEDGDHGFGLFLSQTLVSAYDGCLSVTDNEPRGTVFEVELPRHSAN encoded by the coding sequence ATGGACCGCTCTCCTGCTCCGGCTACCGAGGACGGGCCTGGCGTCGCTCCGTGGGCGGTGAGTGCCGTCGGTCTCCTACTTTCGGGTGGCGCAGTGTTGAACCTCGTCTCCGACTTGGAAACGACTCACTTTCTCGCATTCCCGATTCTCGCGTTGTTCTTCGGTCTCATATTGTCGGGCTCAGTCGTCTACGCTGGCTACTGGCTCACGACAAGTGAACTGACGCCCAACCAGGAGTGGCGGACGTTCTACTGGACGGTGGGCGGACTCGCCACGATGCTCGGTATCCAAGGGTTCACTATCGCCGTCCGATTGGCAGAGAAACACCAAGTTGGCGAAGCGGCGTTCAGCCTGCTCTTCGCGGCAGACGCTGGAGCTATCGTCGGATTCATCTCTGGCGTCCTCGTCGTTCGCCTCCGTAGTGAGACTGCGGAGGTGCGCCGTACCCGGGACGCGATGTCGTTCCTCAATCGTCTGCTCCGCCACGACATCCTCAACGACCTCGCCGTCATCCAGAGTCACGCGGCCATCCTCGAAGACCACGTAGACGAAGAAGGCGAACCGTGGCTCGACACCCTCAGCACGCAGAGCGAGGACGCGACGAAGCTAATCAAGTCCTCTCGGACGGTCACGGAGACGGTTATGGACGAGGCGGAACTACACTCCGTCGAACTCTCTCCGATGCTCGCGTCGCAACTCGACACGGTCGAACAGGCGTTCGAAGACGCGGAGTTCGACGCCGACGTGCCGTCGAACCTGACCGTCACTGCGAACGACGCGCTGTCGCGTGCGTTCGTCAACCTGCTGTCGAACGCCGTCGAGCACAACGACAAAGACGTGGCCCAAGTCTCGCTCCACGTCGAGGAGAACGACGAGACGGTGACCGTCTGCATCGCAGACAACGGGCCGGGAATTCCAGAAGAGGAGAAAGAGACGCTGTTCGAACCGGCCGAGGACGGCGACCACGGTTTCGGTCTGTTCCTCTCACAGACTCTCGTCTCTGCCTACGACGGCTGTCTCTCTGTCACCGACAACGAACCGCGCGGTACCGTCTTCGAGGTCGAACTGCCGCGACATTCGGCGAATTAG
- the radA gene encoding DNA repair and recombination protein RadA has translation MADEDLEELPGVGPATAEKLQDAGFDSYPSLAVASPGELSNTADVGESTSADIIQAARKAADVGGFETGSAVLERREKIGKLSWKIDEVDDLLGGGVETQSITEVYGEFGAGKSQVTHQLSVNVQLSREHGGLGGSAIFVDSEDTFRPERIDDMVRGLPDEALQAAMDEREIEGSPDDDEAMEELVEDFLDKIHVAKAFNSNHQMLLAEKAQELASDTQDDDFPVRLLCVDSLTAHFRAEYVGRGELAERQQKLNKHLHDLDKVGNLHNVATVVTNQVASNPDSFFGDPTQPIGGNILGHKSTFRMYLRKSKGDKRIVRLVDAPNLADGEAVMRVEDGGLKPE, from the coding sequence ATGGCAGACGAAGACCTCGAAGAACTCCCGGGCGTCGGCCCGGCGACGGCCGAGAAGCTCCAAGACGCAGGTTTCGACTCGTATCCCAGCCTCGCAGTAGCCAGTCCCGGCGAACTCTCCAACACCGCCGACGTCGGTGAGTCCACCTCCGCGGACATCATCCAGGCCGCGCGGAAGGCCGCCGACGTGGGTGGCTTCGAAACTGGCTCCGCGGTCCTCGAACGCCGCGAGAAGATCGGTAAACTGAGCTGGAAGATAGACGAAGTAGACGACTTGCTGGGCGGCGGCGTCGAAACGCAGTCTATCACCGAAGTGTACGGCGAGTTCGGTGCCGGTAAGTCCCAGGTCACGCACCAGCTTTCGGTCAACGTCCAACTCTCCCGCGAACACGGTGGTCTCGGCGGGAGCGCAATCTTCGTGGACAGCGAGGACACGTTCCGCCCAGAGCGCATCGACGACATGGTTCGCGGCCTGCCGGACGAGGCACTCCAAGCGGCTATGGACGAGCGCGAAATCGAAGGGAGTCCCGACGACGACGAGGCGATGGAGGAACTCGTCGAGGACTTCCTCGACAAGATTCACGTCGCCAAGGCGTTCAACTCTAACCACCAGATGCTGCTGGCCGAGAAGGCCCAAGAACTCGCCAGCGACACCCAAGACGACGACTTCCCAGTTCGTCTCCTCTGCGTGGACTCGCTGACTGCCCACTTCCGCGCGGAGTACGTCGGTCGTGGCGAACTCGCGGAACGACAGCAGAAACTCAACAAGCACCTCCACGACCTCGACAAGGTCGGCAACCTCCACAACGTCGCCACCGTCGTCACGAATCAGGTCGCGTCGAACCCCGACTCGTTCTTCGGCGACCCGACCCAGCCTATCGGTGGCAACATCCTCGGCCACAAGTCCACGTTCCGGATGTACCTCCGCAAGTCGAAGGGCGACAAACGCATCGTCCGCCTCGTGGACGCGCCGAACCTCGCCGACGGCGAGGCGGTCATGCGCGTCGAAGACGGCGGCCTGAAGCCCGAGTAA
- a CDS encoding translation initiation factor eIF-1A, whose protein sequence is MSEESGRRNLRMPNDDELFAVVTEHNGGNHVRVQCEDGKSRMGRIPGRMKYRTWINEDDVVLVEPWDWQDEKANVEWRYTEQDADQLRREGHIN, encoded by the coding sequence ATGAGTGAAGAATCTGGGCGACGAAATCTTCGGATGCCCAACGACGACGAACTCTTTGCAGTAGTAACTGAACACAACGGCGGTAACCACGTTCGCGTGCAGTGCGAGGACGGCAAGAGCCGAATGGGCCGCATCCCCGGCCGAATGAAGTACCGCACGTGGATCAACGAGGACGACGTAGTGCTCGTGGAACCGTGGGACTGGCAGGACGAGAAGGCTAACGTTGAGTGGCGTTACACCGAGCAGGACGCCGACCAACTGCGCCGCGAAGGCCACATCAACTGA
- a CDS encoding sulfurtransferase TusA family protein — MTNSQIQADETVDARGATCPGPMMDLIGKVKNVGPGTVIELQSEESGSTTDVPEWVEKAGHELLDVVERDGYWSIYVKKHD, encoded by the coding sequence ATGACCAATTCACAGATTCAAGCCGACGAGACGGTAGACGCACGCGGTGCCACCTGTCCGGGGCCGATGATGGACCTCATCGGGAAGGTCAAGAACGTCGGACCGGGCACCGTAATCGAACTACAGAGTGAGGAGAGCGGCTCGACGACCGACGTGCCCGAGTGGGTCGAGAAGGCCGGACACGAACTCCTCGACGTCGTCGAACGAGACGGTTACTGGAGCATCTACGTGAAGAAGCATGACTGA